A window of the Arachis duranensis cultivar V14167 chromosome 5, aradu.V14167.gnm2.J7QH, whole genome shotgun sequence genome harbors these coding sequences:
- the LOC110272365 gene encoding thermospermine synthase ACAULIS5 isoform X3 produces the protein MYLLRAKHHLKLSSISSYEGGWYICDTGPAGIFSHTEVFSSNYNTLRQVFKYVATYTAHIPSYADIWGWVMASDFSLELNVEEIYLRMRQRIKGENRYMDGKTFSSASTLSKVVHNSGSCKVHTWPWQARLINQA, from the exons ATGTACCTATTAAGAGCAAAACATCATCTTAAGTTGTCTTCAATCTCTTCTTATGAAGGAGGGTGGTATATTTGTGACACAG GACCTGCTGGAATATTCAGCCACACTGAGGTCTTCTCTTCTAACTACAACACATTGAGACAGGTTTTTAAGT ATGTTGCGACTTACACAGCTCATATCCCATCCTATGCTGATATCTGGGGATGGGTCATG GCTTCAGATTTTTCATTAGAGCTGAATGTAGAAGAGATATACCTGAGAATGAGACAAAGGATTAAGGGAGAAAATAGATATATGGATGGCAAAACATTCTCATCAGCCTCAACATTGAGCAAAGTTGTTCACAATTC AGGAAGCTGCAAAGTTCATACATGGCCATGGCAAGCACGCTTAATTAACCAAGCTTGA
- the LOC110272365 gene encoding thermospermine synthase ACAULIS5 isoform X2 — MLKWLSAVVSDRKGSIAILCSIIWKAGPAGIFSHTEVFSSNYNTLRQVFKYVATYTAHIPSYADIWGWVMASDFSLELNVEEIYLRMRQRIKGENRYMDGKTFSSASTLSKVVHNSLDNETHVHRGSCKVHTWPWQARLINQA; from the exons ATGCTGAAATGGCTGTCGGCTGTCGTTTCGGACCGTAAAGGAAGCATTGCTATTTTATGTTCAATCATTTGGAAG gCAGGACCTGCTGGAATATTCAGCCACACTGAGGTCTTCTCTTCTAACTACAACACATTGAGACAGGTTTTTAAGT ATGTTGCGACTTACACAGCTCATATCCCATCCTATGCTGATATCTGGGGATGGGTCATG GCTTCAGATTTTTCATTAGAGCTGAATGTAGAAGAGATATACCTGAGAATGAGACAAAGGATTAAGGGAGAAAATAGATATATGGATGGCAAAACATTCTCATCAGCCTCAACATTGAGCAAAGTTGTTCACAATTC GTTGGATAATGAAACTCATGTACACAGAGGAAGCTGCAAAGTTCATACATGGCCATGGCAAGCACGCTTAATTAACCAAGCTTGA
- the LOC110272365 gene encoding thermospermine synthase ACAULIS5 isoform X4 codes for MKEGGIFVTQAGPAGIFSHTEVFSSNYNTLRQVFKYVATYTAHIPSYADIWGWVMASDFSLELNVEEIYLRMRQRIKGENRYMDGKTFSSASTLSKVVHNSLDNETHVHRGSCKVHTWPWQARLINQA; via the exons ATGAAGGAGGGTGGTATATTTGTGACACAG gCAGGACCTGCTGGAATATTCAGCCACACTGAGGTCTTCTCTTCTAACTACAACACATTGAGACAGGTTTTTAAGT ATGTTGCGACTTACACAGCTCATATCCCATCCTATGCTGATATCTGGGGATGGGTCATG GCTTCAGATTTTTCATTAGAGCTGAATGTAGAAGAGATATACCTGAGAATGAGACAAAGGATTAAGGGAGAAAATAGATATATGGATGGCAAAACATTCTCATCAGCCTCAACATTGAGCAAAGTTGTTCACAATTC GTTGGATAATGAAACTCATGTACACAGAGGAAGCTGCAAAGTTCATACATGGCCATGGCAAGCACGCTTAATTAACCAAGCTTGA
- the LOC110272365 gene encoding thermospermine synthase ACAULIS5 isoform X1: protein MYLLRAKHHLKLSSISSYEGGWYICDTGPAGIFSHTEVFSSNYNTLRQVFKYVATYTAHIPSYADIWGWVMASDFSLELNVEEIYLRMRQRIKGENRYMDGKTFSSASTLSKVVHNSLDNETHVHRGSCKVHTWPWQARLINQA, encoded by the exons ATGTACCTATTAAGAGCAAAACATCATCTTAAGTTGTCTTCAATCTCTTCTTATGAAGGAGGGTGGTATATTTGTGACACAG GACCTGCTGGAATATTCAGCCACACTGAGGTCTTCTCTTCTAACTACAACACATTGAGACAGGTTTTTAAGT ATGTTGCGACTTACACAGCTCATATCCCATCCTATGCTGATATCTGGGGATGGGTCATG GCTTCAGATTTTTCATTAGAGCTGAATGTAGAAGAGATATACCTGAGAATGAGACAAAGGATTAAGGGAGAAAATAGATATATGGATGGCAAAACATTCTCATCAGCCTCAACATTGAGCAAAGTTGTTCACAATTC GTTGGATAATGAAACTCATGTACACAGAGGAAGCTGCAAAGTTCATACATGGCCATGGCAAGCACGCTTAATTAACCAAGCTTGA
- the LOC107488948 gene encoding LOW QUALITY PROTEIN: peptidyl-prolyl cis-trans isomerase CYP40 (The sequence of the model RefSeq protein was modified relative to this genomic sequence to represent the inferred CDS: inserted 2 bases in 2 codons) has translation MTMKRIRKEAIGGVSVKLNAGCIAGVGGKDSLPGSCFHRIIKGFMIQGGDIFAGDGTGGGSIYGXKFEDEIFELKHERKGMLPMANSGPNTNGSQFFITTTRTSHLDGKHVVFGKVVKGMGVVHSIEHVTTRDDDRPTLDVKIVDCGEIPKGEDDGISNFFKDANTYPDWPADLDESPNELEWWMEPFNNIKTFGNDYYKKQDYKMAQKKYRKALCYLDICWKKEGIDEEKSSGLRKTKSQIFTNSSACKLKLGDLKGALXDTEFAVRANLNLHICTLWKRVISCYLKVQSSVIMYELLMLAYQLGTHALEIGGSNYS, from the exons ATGACTATGAAAAG GATCCGGAAGGAAGCGATCGGTGGCGTCTCCGTCAAGCTCAACGCCGGATGCATCGCTGGCGTCGGTGGTAAAGATTCACTTcctg GGTCATGCTTTCATCGTATTATTAAGGGTTTTATGATCCAAGGAGGCGATATTTTTGCTGGAGATGGTACTGGAGGAGGATCTATATATG TTAAGTTTGAagatgaaatttttgaattgaaGCATGAAAGGAAAGGGATGCTACCAATGGCAAACTCTGGTCCAAACACGAATGGATCTCAGTTTTTTATCACCACTACTCGAACTTCTCATCTAGATGGTAAGCATGTGGTATTTGGGAAAGTAGTTAAGGGAATGGGAGTGGTCCATTCGATTGAGCATGTTACTACCAGAGATGATGACCGTCCTACTCTTGATGTGAAAATTGTGGATTGTGGAGAAATTCCTAaaggagaagatgatggaaTCTCCaactttttcaaagatgctAATACTTATCCTGATTGGCCAGCAGATCTTGATGAGAGTCCTAATGAACTTGAATGGTGGATGGAACCTTTTAACAACATTAAAACTTTTGGTAACGATTATTACAAG AAACAAGATTACAAAATGGCTCAAAAGAAGTATCGAAAGGCTTTGTGCTACCTAGATATTTGTTGGAAAAAAGAGGGGATTGATGAAG AGAAAAGTTCAGGTTTGAGAAAGACGAAGTCACAGATTTTTACAAACAGCTCT GCTTGTAAATTGAAATTAGGCGATCTCAAAGGAGCAT TGGATACCGAATTTGCAGTGCGAGCAAATCTGAACCTACATATTTGTACACTCTGGAAAAG GGTTATTTCTTGTTACCTGAAAGTGCAAAGTTCCGTCATAATGTACGAACTGTTAATGTTAGCATATCAGCTTGGCACTCATGCTTTGGAAATAG GTGGCAGCAACTACTCATAA
- the LOC127739628 gene encoding E3 ubiquitin-protein ligase UPL3-like — protein MHKNLQMAQLGLEVFDISSLQIFTPQELDYLLCGCREMWKADTLVDHIKFDHRYTAKSPAIVNLSLIAANASSNGNGPSESAVDDLPSVMTCANYLKLPPYATKEIMSNKLLYAINEGHGSFDLS, from the exons ATGCACAAGAACCTCCAGATGGCCCAGCTAGGTTTGGAA GTTTTTGACATATCATCTTTGCAAATTTTTACTCCTCAAGAACTGGACTACCTGCTTTGTGGTTGTAGGGAGATGTGGAAG GCTGATACACTAGTTGACCATATAAAGTTTGATCATAGATACACTGCCAAGAGCCCTGCCATAGTCAAT CTTTCGTTAATTGCAGCCAATGCTTCGTCTAATGGGAATGGGCCTTCAGAATCAGCAGTTGATGACTTGCCAAGTGTGATGACATGTGCTAATTACCTGAAGCTTCCTCCTTATGCTACCAAG GAAATTATGTCCAACAAGCTACTCTATGCAATCAATGAGGGGCATGGATCCTTTGATTTATCATGA
- the LOC110272365 gene encoding thermospermine synthase ACAULIS5 isoform X5 produces MFRAYKRRAGPAGIFSHTEVFSSNYNTLRQVFKYVATYTAHIPSYADIWGWVMASDFSLELNVEEIYLRMRQRIKGENRYMDGKTFSSASTLSKVVHNSLDNETHVHRGSCKVHTWPWQARLINQA; encoded by the exons ATGTTCCGCGCATATAAAAGACGG gCAGGACCTGCTGGAATATTCAGCCACACTGAGGTCTTCTCTTCTAACTACAACACATTGAGACAGGTTTTTAAGT ATGTTGCGACTTACACAGCTCATATCCCATCCTATGCTGATATCTGGGGATGGGTCATG GCTTCAGATTTTTCATTAGAGCTGAATGTAGAAGAGATATACCTGAGAATGAGACAAAGGATTAAGGGAGAAAATAGATATATGGATGGCAAAACATTCTCATCAGCCTCAACATTGAGCAAAGTTGTTCACAATTC GTTGGATAATGAAACTCATGTACACAGAGGAAGCTGCAAAGTTCATACATGGCCATGGCAAGCACGCTTAATTAACCAAGCTTGA